A window from Actimicrobium sp. CCC2.4 encodes these proteins:
- a CDS encoding sigma-70 family RNA polymerase sigma factor — MLTADAGFDYEAQLFACAAGDESALRRLYDREARWLLGVALRIVVRRELADEVVHDAFLRIWQKSGTYSPALGSARGWIYSVVRHRALDVVRQLRRDPALPGADDAVLDDVADEADDPLQSLSRGRDNSALHLCLQQLDDDKRACILLAYLDGFSQTQIASSLARPLGTIKAWTRRGLLALKDCLS, encoded by the coding sequence ATGCTGACCGCAGACGCCGGTTTTGACTACGAGGCGCAGCTATTTGCCTGCGCTGCTGGCGACGAAAGTGCGTTGCGCCGCTTGTATGACCGCGAGGCGCGCTGGCTGCTCGGCGTGGCGCTGCGCATCGTGGTGCGGCGCGAGCTAGCCGATGAAGTGGTGCACGACGCCTTTCTGCGTATCTGGCAAAAGTCGGGCACGTATAGCCCGGCGCTCGGCTCGGCACGCGGCTGGATTTATAGCGTGGTGCGTCATCGTGCGCTCGACGTGGTGCGTCAGTTGCGCCGCGATCCGGCGCTGCCGGGGGCTGACGACGCGGTACTCGACGACGTCGCTGACGAAGCCGACGATCCGCTGCAAAGTCTCAGCCGCGGGCGCGACAACAGCGCACTGCACCTGTGCCTGCAACAACTCGACGATGACAAGCGGGCCTGCATTTTGCTGGCCTATCTCGACGGCTTTTCGCAAACCCAGATCGCCAGTTCGCTGGCGCGGCCACTGGGTACCATCAAGGCATGGACCCGGCGCGGCTTGCTGGCTTTAAAGGATTGCCTCTCATGA
- a CDS encoding ABC transporter substrate-binding protein: MALACSGNAIGQIKIGVTVSATGPAASLGIPEKNTFALLPKIIAGKTVEYIVLDDATDTTTAVKNTRKLLTEDKVDLIIGSTTTPNSLAMIELVADAGTPMISMAASASIVEPVEGKRTWVFKTPQNDSHMSTAITARMAEAGIKSVAFIGFSDAYGEGWYREFSKLAELRHIKVTANERFARADTSVTGQILKILATNPDAVLIAGAGTPAALPQKTLKERGYKGVIYQTHGVANNDFLRVCGKDCEGTLLPSGPLLVAEQLPVSNPVRASALTYKAAYEKAYGAGTVSTFGGHAWDAGLLMAAAVPEALKQGQPGTKEFRKGLRDAIENTRNLAGAHGIFNMSPIDHLGFDQRARVMVKIVDGKWKLVE, translated from the coding sequence ATGGCGCTGGCCTGTAGCGGCAACGCGATCGGCCAGATCAAGATCGGCGTGACCGTCTCGGCCACCGGCCCGGCCGCCTCGCTCGGCATCCCGGAAAAAAACACCTTCGCGCTGCTGCCCAAAATCATCGCCGGCAAGACGGTCGAGTACATCGTCCTCGATGATGCGACCGACACCACCACCGCCGTCAAGAACACCCGCAAGCTGCTCACCGAAGACAAGGTCGACCTGATCATCGGCTCGACCACGACGCCCAATTCGCTGGCGATGATCGAACTGGTGGCCGATGCCGGCACGCCGATGATCTCGATGGCCGCGTCGGCCTCGATCGTCGAGCCGGTCGAAGGCAAGCGCACCTGGGTCTTTAAGACGCCGCAAAACGATTCGCACATGTCGACCGCGATCACTGCGCGGATGGCCGAAGCCGGCATCAAGTCGGTCGCTTTCATCGGCTTTAGCGACGCCTACGGCGAAGGCTGGTATCGCGAATTCAGCAAGCTGGCCGAACTGCGCCACATCAAGGTGACAGCCAACGAACGCTTTGCCCGCGCCGACACCTCGGTGACCGGCCAGATCCTGAAAATCCTCGCCACCAATCCCGATGCCGTGCTGATCGCCGGTGCCGGCACGCCGGCGGCGCTGCCACAGAAGACCTTGAAGGAACGCGGCTACAAGGGCGTGATCTACCAGACCCACGGCGTGGCCAACAATGACTTCCTGCGCGTCTGCGGCAAGGACTGCGAAGGCACTTTGCTGCCATCGGGCCCGTTGCTGGTGGCCGAGCAATTGCCCGTCTCGAACCCGGTACGCGCGTCGGCGCTGACCTACAAGGCCGCTTACGAAAAAGCTTACGGCGCGGGCACCGTCTCGACCTTTGGCGGACATGCGTGGGATGCCGGTTTGCTGATGGCGGCGGCGGTGCCGGAAGCGCTCAAGCAGGGCCAGCCGGGCACCAAAGAATTCCGCAAGGGCTTGCGTGATGCGATTGAAAACACCCGCAACCTGGCCGGTGCGCATGGGATTTTTAATATGAGTCCGATTGATCATCTGGGTTTTGACCAGCGTGCGCGGGTGATGGTGAAGATTGTGGATGGGAAGTGGAAGCTGGTGGAGTAG
- a CDS encoding anti-sigma factor domain-containing protein — translation MNFQDPEQVNLLAGEYVLGVLPLAQQAAFEQELLHNRALVVAVGYWRDRLLEMAPPPVPVEPAASLWQRIERSLPGRAGAPGRGWWNSLSFWRFSGALGVLASAVLVMKLVAVVPQAASAPQFLAVLQAPATGTNWLVEVDDRVVRLRPLSPTAVVAGKSVQFWTKPVGAAGPTSLGLVRTDRPTEIARSLLPGMSPNQLFEVTLEPQDGSPLPRPTGPILAVGRAILL, via the coding sequence ATGAATTTTCAGGACCCCGAACAAGTCAATTTGCTGGCCGGCGAATATGTACTGGGCGTGCTGCCGCTGGCGCAGCAAGCCGCGTTCGAGCAGGAATTGCTGCACAACCGCGCGCTGGTGGTGGCGGTCGGTTACTGGCGCGATCGCCTGCTGGAAATGGCACCACCACCGGTGCCGGTCGAGCCGGCAGCCAGTCTCTGGCAGCGCATCGAACGCAGCTTGCCCGGCCGGGCCGGAGCGCCCGGCCGCGGCTGGTGGAACAGCCTGTCGTTCTGGCGCTTCAGCGGTGCCCTCGGCGTGCTTGCTTCTGCCGTACTGGTCATGAAGCTGGTGGCAGTGGTACCGCAAGCAGCCAGCGCACCGCAATTTCTGGCCGTCCTGCAGGCCCCTGCGACCGGCACCAACTGGCTGGTCGAAGTCGATGATCGCGTCGTGCGTTTGCGACCGCTGTCACCGACTGCGGTGGTGGCCGGCAAGTCCGTGCAATTCTGGACCAAGCCGGTCGGTGCGGCCGGCCCGACCTCGCTTGGCCTGGTACGGACTGACCGGCCGACCGAGATCGCGCGGAGCCTGTTGCCGGGCATGAGTCCGAACCAGTTGTTCGAAGTGACGCTGGAGCCGCAAGACGGATCGCCGTTGCCGCGACCGACCGGGCCCATCCTCGCTGTGGGACGCGCCATCCTGCTTTAG